GATAATACGTCATGATTTTGAGATAGAAATCAGGATTTCAAGATCATGAGTCAAAATTTTGATataagaagttaaaaaaataagaaaacaaatcagattttttaggtaaaaaaaatcaagattttaatataaaatcacAATTCTGAGATAATAAATCACAATTTTGAGATAAACATTTGGAGATCAGTGGGATAATACATTAAACTGAGATAAAGTCACTATTTTGAGATTGTAAAAAATTATGATTTCAACATAAGTTCAACTTTTGGCATAACAGGTTGAAAAATAAGGAAGTAAATCAGGAATTTGAGATAAAAAGTTAAAGGTTTGAGATTTAAGAGTCAGAACTTTGAGATAATCCTGGTTTTGTTTTCTAGGCTTTCAGCTCCCTCAGAtcagaggtgtgtagaagtgatCTGAACAAAGACTCGGTACCATCAGAACCTGGTGCAGGCTCAGTGACTGGGCTTTGGACTGTGGAGGCGACTGGACCATCAGCACTGGCTCTGGGTCCGAGCTCCTGCTTGATGATATCCGGAGATTCGGTTGCATTTACATCCACTGTAAAGTCTGCTGTTGAATTCACACCATCTGTAAAAGCAGAATCACTCAGATCCGTCGGCGGCTGGTTTGTAAAGCCTCGGGCATGTGGCACAATCACAGCAAAGGCCACGACGAGCTGCACGACGACACGACGGGTCGGCATCTTAGCCCACACCTGATTATTATAAGACAGAAAACATCTGATTTATCCAGTAGTTTAACCGGATAAAGTCATGTGCGCGCGCTGCAGGAGAACTAATATTAACTAGCTAGGTATAAACCTATTTATGTGCATTATTTAGTTAAAACATGTGCTTTATTTATCTAAATTGTAACCGCTTAGCGCGCGTCGTTACGCCGCCTGTACCGTTGTCAAGGAAGTATCACGTTCGGAAACTTCCGCCTTTCTCGTCGCGCAGCCAATCACAGCGTCGGAAACATAAAACGTCATGACGTAAGCGCAATACACCAAAATACGCGCTTTCAAGCGTCACTCGAAGTtttcgatttaaaaaaaataataataataatgaaaatataatctataaatatctaaaaatatttgtaataatatttacacattcagTGTAAAAtcgaaaatgaaaatatatctataaatatctaaaaatatttgtaataattatttatatctgTGCATCTCTAAGGGCTTGAAGTGTGTTAATGTACATGACGCCTCTGTTTACTGCATTATATTGTAATACGTGTTGTTTTAGagtttttctgtttgctttgttttgtttttctgttaaacGTTGAAGTTATATGAAAGAATTAGTTGATATAATTAATGTTGACGTTGCTGGAATTGACAGCATGATACTTCCGGAATCCAGGAGCACGTGACGTGGTTGCTAAGCAACGTCTGTTGTTGGCGTCGCTAATCACGCAAAAAGTAGACCAAAAAAAGTCGAAGCTGAATACCAGAAAGTCTGAAATAAAGATGACTTTACAggtaaatcatttatttaaaaataacatgtatACTTTTTAGACTTAGCAGAAGTGACGTCATCAGAGCGCAGTGTAATCCTGGGCATTTAATTTCAGTCACTCTTTTAGAGTGTGGATTATTTTGCATGTTACAGCATGATCTTGAGACTCCAGGATTTGTCCTACTGCATTCCTGGAAAtcaatgagacaaaaataaaatatgacttgACTTTATATTTCTATCTAGTTGTCAAACAGCAGGCCGGAAACTCCAGTAGTTGAGGATGGGGACCTGCAAgcgaggtcaaaggtcaaaggtcacggtCCAGGTCTGCTCAGCATGTCCGACTCTGATGCAGACCCCATGGACACGgagggagaagaagagagcGAGGCTGATGCTGAGTCTGAAACAGAGCAGGACATTTCTCTCTCCGTTCACCTTCCCAGTCCTGTCCCTACCAACAGAGAGACATCTGTCCCTCAGACTCCACCCAGAACTGACGGAGACCTCCGCATACACGCTGTCCTGTGGgtacacacactgtagtgaACACTGTTCAGCTCCCTGCGTCTAGTGTTTAGATACACACCTGCTCACAGGAGGTGACCGTAAAATCAAAACATAAAGCCGGGATCAGTGTGACACACTAATGCTAAATAGTGAGCAGGACCTTACTGTGAGAACcacaaagcaaaagcaaaacatAGCCCATGTGAACATCGTGTCATGTGAACattgctttaaaggtgcagtttgtaacattgctttaaaggtgcagtttgtaacattgctttaaaggtgcagtttgtaacgttgctttaaaggtgcagtttgcaattttgctttaaaggtgcagtttagatcactgctttaaaggtgcagtttgtatcactgctttaaaggtgcagtttgtaacgttgctttaaaggtgcagtttgtatcactgctttaaaggtgcagtttgtatcactgctttaaaggtgcagtttgtaacattgctttaaaggtgcagtttgtaacattgctttaaaggtgcagtttgtatcaCTGCTTtgaaggtgcagtttgtaacgttgctttaaaggtgcagtttgtaacattgctttaaaggtgcagtttgtatcactgctttaaaggtgcagtttgtaacgttgctttaaaggtgcagtttgtatcactgctttaaaggtgcagtttgtaacgttgctttaaaggtgcagtttgtatcaCTGCTTTAAAGGTGTAGTTTGTAACgttgctttaaaggtgcagtttgtaacattgctttaaaggtgcagtttgtaacgttgctttaaaggtgcagtttgtatcattgctttaaaggtgcagtttgtaacattgctttaaaggtgcagtttgtatcactgctttaaaggtgcagtttgtaacattgctttaaaggtgcagtttgtatcaCTGCTTtgaaggtgcagtttgtaacgttgctttaaaggtgcagtttgtaacattgctttaaaggtgcagtttgtatcactgctttaaaggtgcagtttgtaacactgctttaaaggtgcagtttgtaacattgctttaaaggtgcagtttagatcactgctttaaaggtgcagtttgtatcactgctttaaaggtgcagtttgtaacgttgctttaaaggtgcagtttgtatcattgctttaaaggtgcagtttgtaacattgctttaaaggtgcagtttgtatcaCTGCTTtgaaggtgcagtttgtaacgttgctttaaaggtgcagtttgtatcactgctttaaaggtgcagtttgtatcactgctttaaaggtgcagtttgtaacactgctttaaaggtgcagtttgtaacattgctttaaaggtgcagtttagatcactgctttaaaggtgcagtttgtatcactgctttaaaggtgcagtttgtaacattgctttaaaggtgcagtttgtaacgttgctttaaaggtgcagtttgtatcacaggtttaaaggtgcagtttgtaatgttgctttaaaggtgcagtttgtatcactgctttaaaggtgcagtttgtaacattgctttaaaggtgcagtttgtatcaCTGCTTTAAAGGTTCAGTTTGTATCactgctttaaaggtgcagtttgtaacattgctttaaaggtgcagtttgtatcaCTGCTTTAAAGGTGTGGTTTGTAACattgctttaaaggtgcagtttgtaacgTTGCTTTAAAGGTGCGGTTTGTAATGttgttttaaaggtgcagtttgtaacgtcactttaaaggtgcatgttgttgttttaaaggtgaagtctgtaaagttgctttaaAGGTGTGGTTTGTAATGTTCCATTAAAGATGCAGTTTGTATCACTGCGTTAAAAGTGCAGTTTGTAACtttgctttaaaggtgcagtttgtaatgttttaaagaTCCAGTTCGTAAAGTTGCTTTAAAGGTGCGGTTTGTAATGTTGTTTTAAAGGTGAAGCTTGTATCATTATTTTAGAGGTGCAGTTTGTAACGTCGCTTTAAAAGTGCAGGTTGTAATGTTGTTTTAAAGGTGAAGTTTGTAATGCTGCTGTAAatgagcagtttgtaatttgtccctttaaaggtgcagtttgtaacatTACTTTAAAGGTGCGGTTTGTAACAttactttaaaggtgcagttagTAGCATTTGTTTTTCTAGCTCTATAATAATCACAGTTTTCAAGAGCACAGATACCTTAGAAAACACAGGATTCACAAAAATCATCATGCAGTGACTCACACTAGTTTCTAGTTTTTGAGTGTTCACATTTTTTCAGGCCCAGAATTTTCCTCCACTTCAAAGTGGAACAGATTTGCACCAGCTCCACCCCTTTTTTACTTAAAAGGCAACTCACAAAGTATTCATAGTTTCAGCAGACGGCGTGGGACCAGTTGAGGGAAGAGAAACTTAGTCAGTGCATTCATTGTAATTCACTTGGCAACCAGCAGAGGTCTGTaattacaaactgctgctttaaacGGCCACTAGCAGTGATTGAGGTGGAGGATCTTGGCCTAGTTAATGTGTTTactagagttaaaaaaaaaatgtcccaaATGCTAAAATGTGTAGAATCTGTTCTAACcagaatttgtgttttttttcttttgtttgtttgttttttaacctttttagCCTAAaattgtgtgtttagtgttgtTGTGTAGCTGATTTACGTAGAGCCCTAATCTCATTTACACTACAGTTCTGCtgaatgctggattctgattggtcaatagTGCAGCTCAGTGATTTGTGAAagagtacacatacacaccagcacacacacacacacacagtgttcctggTTATAATGACGTGTTATTGTCTCTCACGGCATATTAGGACTCATCCACGTCCTCTATTCTGTTCCAGACAGTGCGACTGTGAGGTCATGACCTGCCAGTTCAGCAACGATGGGACTCTACTCGCTGTTGGACTCGCTGACAGCTCCATCAAGGTTCATCCATGTCCTTaaacactgatgtgtgtgtgtgtgtgtgtgtgtgtgtgtgtgtgtgggcgcaCTTGGACTAACAGAGATGAAGATCAGATACACtgagtgttaatgtttgtgtttaaaggtctACAGCACTGACAGAGGGGAACTGCTTCACACTCTGAGAGACCAAGATAGCGTGGTCTGCTCTCTGCCTGTCACCAGTCTAtgcttcacacacaccagccaaaCACACAGCATCCTCCTGGCTACCTGTGAGaacaacttacacacacacacacacacacacaacatttgaacacttttacttttactgtaaTAACAATTACAGGTTTGGATCATGTTTTTAACATGAGCAAGAGGAAACGCATGGCCTGCTTCTCTTATATTAGAGAATTAAATTCAGCTGTTGGTTTACAGCCACCTTAATACCCTTAGGACTTCATTGAAAAAGAGCAGGACCAGTTTATAACCATTTTATGAGTCAGCGCTCCAAAGTGTGAGCATTCAGAACAAGGGGATGTCGGATTTACGGGAATATTTTTCCTAACAGTAGTCTCAATGGTCCAGGCTCTGTAAATGGATCACAACTCATTATATGCAGTTTTGTGTGATTATGTGTGAGTTTCCTGGGTGTCTACTGGCCAAGTCTCATACTCTCCTCCTGTATGCGAACAAGATTATAAGCACTACGAAGGTCAAGTTTGGTGAAATAACAGTGATTTACGAAGTTGTACCTTCTAATAAGCAAACAGCACAATCTCCAGTATGGTGCGGTAGGAGGTGACTAGCTAGTTTTTTGCTAAAGACCTCACCAAGATCTGATTAGCAAATCTGAATagcaaaatctctctctctctctctctctctctctctctctctctgtatttcagaCGCCAGTGGGTGTGTGAGGTGCTGGTACGTGTGGGGccggcagtgtgtgtggtggctgAAAGAAACGAGGGATAATGGAGAAGGTGAAGGAGGAATGCAGAGGCAGACCCTCTGTCTGTCCGTTTCTCCGTCCGGTGAACAATCAGTGACCGGTGGCTCCGATTCAGCCATCCATCTGTACGATCTCAACACACACCAGAGAATACAGGTCTGCAGGGCCAGGTAAATAATGAAAAACCTAGTTTTCCATCATGCAGTGCACCATGCACTTACCATTCCTCCTTCGACTTTATGTGACAGGAATTATATCCTGTTTGTGAAACCTCATTTTCTCAACCTTCCCTAGCTCGACGAAGACGGTGATGGATGGCCACGACTCACGCATCTTTGCCGTGACATTTCAtcctgacagagagacagagttcaTTTCGGGAGGATGGGACAACACTATTCAAGTAAATCACTGAAGAGTGATCATTGAATAGTAGCTGATATGTTGCAGTATCGCGTCATATAATAAGAGTCTGTAATCAGTAATATAATCacattgtgggttttttttagttctggGACACCAGACAGCAACATGCAGTCAGgtacagtatttatattcaacttaatatatattattgaaGTGATACATTAGGCATAGTTATTCCACAtggtaaaatataaacaaaggcACATGGTGATTGTCGCTATGGGAAACACAACACAAAGGCAGAATCCTTGATACAGGGACTtctatggtggatgctccatataaacagatttttttttttttttttaatggtgatATATGTTGTTTCTTTAAGGAGtaatttaaggaaggagtctttgctgtggtataatagtgATGTGCTGCTAtgggaaagtaatcaacattGGAATGGTGACAGTAATGCCACTGTTAATAAGTGCGAAGAGcatgaagtttttttgttttatctttacTCAGAATGATTTACGGTCCTCATGTGTGTGGCGAGGCCCTCGACATTGACCcgtcaaccaatcagattctgTCTGGTTCCTGGAGGAAATACACCACTTTGGAGGTAAACTCAGGGAGGATACTTACTAATTATAGACTCCATGCAGTCCAATAGGCTTCTGCTCTATTGACAATAATTCTTAAAATATCTCGGTTTCAACTAATTAAATATGTCTGCTTTATCAAATcaaaaattataataacaacTATTGAGTCATCAGAACACTTTTTCTGCTAGCATAGCTAACATTAGGTAGACTGTTGTGGCAATGTCACATGACCTAGTTTGCGACTGGAACATTTAACTAAAATAtacaacacattaaaaaaaataaataaataaaaatcagctaCAAAAAGCTACAAAATCTCCCtctattttaaatgaaacattctTCATTAAATTTAGGTCTGGGATTACAGTTCAGGCAAGAAAGTGACCAGTGTTCCCCCAGACCCACACGGAGACAGCATGGtaagcataaacacacatacacacatgtacacacccaaacacacccaaacacattACGACTGAAAGGTATTCCTATCATTATCTAATCACAGATCTACACGTGCCAGTGGTTGGGCCGAGATCATATAATAGCAGCCGGCGGTCATGCTAACGCACTGAGGGTCTTCGATCGCCACAGTCTGACGGTGTGTATCACTGAAATATTACCAGCTAATAACATCTAATGGGCGCTTAAAAATATTGGCACTCCGGCATTTCATTTGGAAGTGTAGGTAGGTAGGTTTTTTGGCAAGTGAGAAGTTCTGTTCAGAAGGCGGGATAAGGACACCGTTTGAAGGAGTCCTTCTTGGAAAGGATTAAAGGAAGGAAGTTTTGTGAAAGTTTGAGGACAAAGTTTGTGGTCAAAACTGCCATGatgccaagtgttttattcctcttatactgcagcaatttccCAATGGTTACATTTTTCGGTTTATTTAAGAATAACAcgtatgttttatttgtttatagttacacctaatgttgtggaacatccgtgaaccaagttagttcctgttttcacttacgttataacagctgtaaacagctgttccctcaccagcctctaactcttgaagttaatataacaaaaaaagcttgtcatgttgtggagaaaccacaaagcgtaaactattctgtcctgaagactttcccgtgttaaagttacagctttacctctgactgttacaaagcactgacaccggagactccttcatAAAATCCTTCATTTAAATCTGCTTATGCGGAGTGTCCACCATAGAATTCCCCGTGAATTAGTCGTTaccatagaaaccataacgtattagaacgagtgcattaatagaaTTGGATTcagatttgaaaatatttatccTAGATATTATATAACAAcagttataatattaataataatcatgtctTATAACAATGATATACTGCAACGAATGTACTAAGTATTCTTTcactaaatattacatatataaaaaaattctcaCTTTTGACTATTTTCTCCTCAGGTGAAGTCACGGTTGTTTGACTTGCCCTCTGCCGTGTTCAGTTCTTCAGTCTGTCCATCTgaaaagtgggcggggcttatagCGGCCACCTCTGGAGACCAAGTGTTCCTATTGGTCACGGATCAGAGAGTGCCGAACCCTCTCTGAGTGCCTGCGTGAATTTagcagaaatgtgttttttaacttttatagcagttataagagAGTAGGTGTACAACAAAACAGTGAAGGAAAAACTTAATCTAATAGTCGACCTTTGTCATTTTGCCAAAcattatttaactttaaattaaactgatcATTTAATTTGTCCAAAACTGCCAGTATtgtcatttaaatgaatataaaagttCAGTGTTAGTTTAAACACAGTCTACTATCatttcttctaaaaaaaattagccaatactttttttttttttttgagacctaaaaataaaaacctaacaacaaacaaacaaacaaacaattcattcattcacactgaGTCTCTGCCTCAGACATTTTGTCCACGGCCCATCAGTGTGTCTGATATTGTGCTACCCTCCTGCAGTATTTTCTAACACACTTAGTAGGTTCtgatttccaaaatataaacaaattagtgaTTTAACCAATAAAGCATTAAGAATGCTAATACTGTGATGCTAATACTGTATAACTGTTACAGTCATGCCATTAAAGTTCATCTGAATCGTTCTTTCTAGTGCTGCTGTTCACACTGCATGTATTTAAAAGGGAATTGATCTACATTGTTCACGAATTCCTAAAATCGTTTTTGCTGTTTATGCTAAGCAGTAATAGCAACAGTTCACATCCAGGGGAAATTATGCACATTGTTGGTCGTCTCTCCAACTTTTCTGTCGCAGTACATCAGATGCTTGCTCAGTTCCAGCATAGTGGGGGTCCCATCAGATatagtgggggaaaaaaggaagaaagagcaAAGCAGTCCGAAGGGTTAGAGGTAAAACCGTATACTACATATTTGCAGAAGAGAGAAGATAAGGACCTCAACCGGACCAATTCCCGTAAACAAGGTGGCCAGTTCCATCtatcattttcctctgactgagGTGCAAAGTGTATCGCTCAAAACTGGAGCTCTATTCACGATCGATTCACGATCTCCACCTACCCTAAAGCGGGTAAAAACACGGACTCATTACAAATTACGACCAGTCTCTGTTGATCAGTATATCAAAAGCACTGTTTTAAATCCTAATTAAAGAATTAACACTATGGTCTCCAAAGAGAAATGTCTTATAATACATCTAAATTAGGTGTAAtcttaataaatatttgatggAAAGTGAccattttcaaatattttaataaaacataaccCTAGAACTGGTATTTTTGTGGTCTAATCCAGAACATATTTTTGATTTGTGTATATTTGTCATGTCTACACCAGAATAGATGTCGAGCTCCAGTTCTCAGAATACAACCGAGCCTTTGGAATATTGATTGTTACCCTGGTTCTTGATCTTGTTTCTGATTTTCTCAACTTGGGGCCTGCACCATGATGGTAGTTGAACAAACTCAGGGTTACAGGATTAGTTTCGAGTTTACAAAACCAAAGCAATCCAATCAGGCTTTATTGGTGCCATGACGCTGCTCATCAACTTCCTCTGTCAGCTCAGGCTTTGATCCTTAAGCTATGATTAATCCACGAGCACGTGCACATAAAAGCGTGATGTCCGCACCGAACAACCAATTGCAGTCAACATGGATAGAGCGAGATGCGTTTATTTTTCCGCACAAATATGAAGAATGCAAAAATGTATTACAGGCACGGAGTAATATTGTTTCTGCTGCTAAAGCAAGAGAGAACTGTTGGAGAAAGATTACAGATTGTGTTAATGTGTaagttaaacaaataaatcatatatttttgtaatatgatgtatgtatatatatatatatatatatatatatatatatatatatatatatatatatatatatatatatatatatatatatatatatagtgtgtgtgtgtgtgtgtgtgtgtgtgtgttcatttttgtgAAACTCCTAACATATATTTGTGGATCTCAttctatttatttgtgaattcgTTTAATTTTTGTGAATCTCTCTACATTTATTTGTGGACcataatctatttatttctaaatatgaaACAGTTCTAACCCCATAAAGAACCAAGCCAAACaaggaattttttaaaaaatgacaatgtcaaaacttttttctttttttttttttgagcagggCATCTTGAACTGCTAACTTTGAATTTTGCCTTAATACCAGCTGCTGGATTATTGCTGGGTATTACATCATTGCTTCTCTATGTCTGCGGTTTTGTTGCCTCACCAGCCACTGGACActaaaaaagcaataaaagcaataaacatatttatcacTGCTATTATTTAGCAGTTCAGAATCTGTTCTGTTATCAAACCCACAAGGCGTGGAAGATTTACAGAAAGTTTCTTGTCTTTTGCAAGCTTTACATTCTGTTGGCATCTGAGAGGCTCTCTAAGGTTCCCATGTGTGGATACTAATAGGAGACACACTAATTGGTTTTACCACTTCCTTAcagagctccaaaataaaatatatttctaccATGTTACCATTTCTCGtgtacaaacaaaataaataggCTTTCAGACACTGAGCCTCCACTCCATATACTGCAGCATGTGCAGATCATGCGCTGTGCACAAGGCagcatattcaattcaattccattttatt
The sequence above is a segment of the Pangasianodon hypophthalmus isolate fPanHyp1 chromosome 12, fPanHyp1.pri, whole genome shotgun sequence genome. Coding sequences within it:
- the LOC113547522 gene encoding uncharacterized WD repeat-containing protein alr2800 — encoded protein: MTLQLSNSRPETPVVEDGDLQARSKVKGHGPGLLSMSDSDADPMDTEGEEESEADAESETEQDISLSVHLPSPVPTNRETSVPQTPPRTDGDLRIHAVLQCDCEVMTCQFSNDGTLLAVGLADSSIKVYSTDRGELLHTLRDQDSVVCSLPVTSLCFTHTSQTHSILLATYASGCVRCWYVWGRQCVWWLKETRDNGEGEGGMQRQTLCLSVSPSGEQSVTGGSDSAIHLYDLNTHQRIQVCRASSTKTVMDGHDSRIFAVTFHPDRETEFISGGWDNTIQFWDTRQQHAVRMIYGPHVCGEALDIDPSTNQILSGSWRKYTTLEVWDYSSGKKVTSVPPDPHGDSMIYTCQWLGRDHIIAAGGHANALRVFDRHSLTVKSRLFDLPSAVFSSSVCPSEKWAGLIAATSGDQVFLLVTDQRVPNPL